One part of the Phoenix dactylifera cultivar Barhee BC4 unplaced genomic scaffold, palm_55x_up_171113_PBpolish2nd_filt_p 001503F, whole genome shotgun sequence genome encodes these proteins:
- the LOC120108703 gene encoding protein LIFEGUARD 1-like isoform X3, with product MAEMSKPQELETQKKGGDIESGAAGTGGGALYPKMTEDPRLRWAFIRKVYSILTAQFLFTAGVAAAMTFIRPIPDFVLSHTPASWAAYFGLLLSPLIVLWPMLHYRERHPVNLFWLALFTLCTSLSIGVVSATLGRALLQAVILTATILVALTIYTFWAVRKGHDFAFLYPFLFSCLLVLLVFLIIQQLCFPLTKIARAIYGCVASVVFSAFIVYDTDNLIKRHTYDQYICAAISLYLDVINLFISLLTFSAAVE from the exons ATGGCGGAGATGTCGAAGCCCCAGGAGCTGGAGACCCAGAAGAAGGGAGGGGACATCGAATCCGGCGCCGCCGGCACCGGTGGTGGAGCGTTGTACCCCAAGATGACGGAGGACCCCCGGCTCCGATGGGCCTTCATCCGGAAGGTGTACTCGATCCTCACCGCCCAGTTCCTCTTCACCGCCGGCGTCGCCGCCGCGATGACCTTTATCCGGCCGATCCCGGACTTCGTGCTCTCCCACACGCCGGCCTCGTGGGCGGCCTATTTCGGGCTTCTCCTCTCGCCGCTCATCG TGCTGTGGCCGATGTTGCACTACCGAGAGCGCCATCCGGTGAACCTGTTTTGGCTCGCGCTGTTCACGCTCTGTACCAGCTTGTCAATCGGGGTGGTGTCTGCAACCTTAG GTAGAGCTCTTTTGCAAGCTGTAATTCTGACAGCCACGATCCTTGTTGCTCTCACCATCTACACATTCTGGGCTGTCCGCAAAGGTCATGATTTTGCCTTTCTTTATCCTTTCTTGTTTTCCTGCCTTCTGGTTCTGCTGGTGTTTCTCATCATCCAG CAGCTTTGCTTTCCACTGACAAAGATCGCAAGGGCAATCTATGGGTGTGTGGCATCGGTTGTCTTCTCTGCCTTCATTGTTTACGACACTGACAACCTAATCAAGCGCCACACCTATGATCAATACATTTGCGCTGCCATCTCCTTGTATCTTGATGTCATCAATCTCTTCATCTCCTTGCTTACTTTCTCTGCTGCTGTTGAGTGA
- the LOC120108703 gene encoding protein LIFEGUARD 2-like isoform X1, translated as MAEMSKPQELETQKKGGDIESGAAGTGGGALYPKMTEDPRLRWAFIRKVYSILTAQFLFTAGVAAAMTFIRPIPDFVLSHTPASWAAYFGLLLSPLIVLWPMLHYRERHPVNLFWLALFTLCTSLSIGVVSATLGGRALLQAVILTATILVALTIYTFWAVRKGHDFAFLYPFLFSCLLVLLVFLIIQQLCFPLTKIARAIYGCVASVVFSAFIVYDTDNLIKRHTYDQYICAAISLYLDVINLFISLLTFSAAVE; from the exons ATGGCGGAGATGTCGAAGCCCCAGGAGCTGGAGACCCAGAAGAAGGGAGGGGACATCGAATCCGGCGCCGCCGGCACCGGTGGTGGAGCGTTGTACCCCAAGATGACGGAGGACCCCCGGCTCCGATGGGCCTTCATCCGGAAGGTGTACTCGATCCTCACCGCCCAGTTCCTCTTCACCGCCGGCGTCGCCGCCGCGATGACCTTTATCCGGCCGATCCCGGACTTCGTGCTCTCCCACACGCCGGCCTCGTGGGCGGCCTATTTCGGGCTTCTCCTCTCGCCGCTCATCG TGCTGTGGCCGATGTTGCACTACCGAGAGCGCCATCCGGTGAACCTGTTTTGGCTCGCGCTGTTCACGCTCTGTACCAGCTTGTCAATCGGGGTGGTGTCTGCAACCTTAGGTG GTAGAGCTCTTTTGCAAGCTGTAATTCTGACAGCCACGATCCTTGTTGCTCTCACCATCTACACATTCTGGGCTGTCCGCAAAGGTCATGATTTTGCCTTTCTTTATCCTTTCTTGTTTTCCTGCCTTCTGGTTCTGCTGGTGTTTCTCATCATCCAG CAGCTTTGCTTTCCACTGACAAAGATCGCAAGGGCAATCTATGGGTGTGTGGCATCGGTTGTCTTCTCTGCCTTCATTGTTTACGACACTGACAACCTAATCAAGCGCCACACCTATGATCAATACATTTGCGCTGCCATCTCCTTGTATCTTGATGTCATCAATCTCTTCATCTCCTTGCTTACTTTCTCTGCTGCTGTTGAGTGA
- the LOC120108703 gene encoding protein LIFEGUARD 1-like isoform X4 — protein MAEMSKPQELETQKKGGDIESGAAGTGGGALYPKMTEDPRLRWAFIRKVYSILTAQFLFTAGVAAAMTFIRPIPDFVLSHTPASWAAYFGLLLSPLIVLWPMLHYRERHPVNLFWLALFTLCTSLSIGVVSATLGRALLQAVILTATILVALTIYTFWAVRKGHDFAFLYPFLFSCLLVLLVFLIIQLCFPLTKIARAIYGCVASVVFSAFIVYDTDNLIKRHTYDQYICAAISLYLDVINLFISLLTFSAAVE, from the exons ATGGCGGAGATGTCGAAGCCCCAGGAGCTGGAGACCCAGAAGAAGGGAGGGGACATCGAATCCGGCGCCGCCGGCACCGGTGGTGGAGCGTTGTACCCCAAGATGACGGAGGACCCCCGGCTCCGATGGGCCTTCATCCGGAAGGTGTACTCGATCCTCACCGCCCAGTTCCTCTTCACCGCCGGCGTCGCCGCCGCGATGACCTTTATCCGGCCGATCCCGGACTTCGTGCTCTCCCACACGCCGGCCTCGTGGGCGGCCTATTTCGGGCTTCTCCTCTCGCCGCTCATCG TGCTGTGGCCGATGTTGCACTACCGAGAGCGCCATCCGGTGAACCTGTTTTGGCTCGCGCTGTTCACGCTCTGTACCAGCTTGTCAATCGGGGTGGTGTCTGCAACCTTAG GTAGAGCTCTTTTGCAAGCTGTAATTCTGACAGCCACGATCCTTGTTGCTCTCACCATCTACACATTCTGGGCTGTCCGCAAAGGTCATGATTTTGCCTTTCTTTATCCTTTCTTGTTTTCCTGCCTTCTGGTTCTGCTGGTGTTTCTCATCATCCAG CTTTGCTTTCCACTGACAAAGATCGCAAGGGCAATCTATGGGTGTGTGGCATCGGTTGTCTTCTCTGCCTTCATTGTTTACGACACTGACAACCTAATCAAGCGCCACACCTATGATCAATACATTTGCGCTGCCATCTCCTTGTATCTTGATGTCATCAATCTCTTCATCTCCTTGCTTACTTTCTCTGCTGCTGTTGAGTGA
- the LOC120108703 gene encoding protein LIFEGUARD 2-like isoform X2 yields the protein MAEMSKPQELETQKKGGDIESGAAGTGGGALYPKMTEDPRLRWAFIRKVYSILTAQFLFTAGVAAAMTFIRPIPDFVLSHTPASWAAYFGLLLSPLIVLWPMLHYRERHPVNLFWLALFTLCTSLSIGVVSATLGGRALLQAVILTATILVALTIYTFWAVRKGHDFAFLYPFLFSCLLVLLVFLIIQLCFPLTKIARAIYGCVASVVFSAFIVYDTDNLIKRHTYDQYICAAISLYLDVINLFISLLTFSAAVE from the exons ATGGCGGAGATGTCGAAGCCCCAGGAGCTGGAGACCCAGAAGAAGGGAGGGGACATCGAATCCGGCGCCGCCGGCACCGGTGGTGGAGCGTTGTACCCCAAGATGACGGAGGACCCCCGGCTCCGATGGGCCTTCATCCGGAAGGTGTACTCGATCCTCACCGCCCAGTTCCTCTTCACCGCCGGCGTCGCCGCCGCGATGACCTTTATCCGGCCGATCCCGGACTTCGTGCTCTCCCACACGCCGGCCTCGTGGGCGGCCTATTTCGGGCTTCTCCTCTCGCCGCTCATCG TGCTGTGGCCGATGTTGCACTACCGAGAGCGCCATCCGGTGAACCTGTTTTGGCTCGCGCTGTTCACGCTCTGTACCAGCTTGTCAATCGGGGTGGTGTCTGCAACCTTAGGTG GTAGAGCTCTTTTGCAAGCTGTAATTCTGACAGCCACGATCCTTGTTGCTCTCACCATCTACACATTCTGGGCTGTCCGCAAAGGTCATGATTTTGCCTTTCTTTATCCTTTCTTGTTTTCCTGCCTTCTGGTTCTGCTGGTGTTTCTCATCATCCAG CTTTGCTTTCCACTGACAAAGATCGCAAGGGCAATCTATGGGTGTGTGGCATCGGTTGTCTTCTCTGCCTTCATTGTTTACGACACTGACAACCTAATCAAGCGCCACACCTATGATCAATACATTTGCGCTGCCATCTCCTTGTATCTTGATGTCATCAATCTCTTCATCTCCTTGCTTACTTTCTCTGCTGCTGTTGAGTGA
- the LOC120108702 gene encoding uncharacterized protein LOC120108702, translated as MGCREVVLVLVALQATTTILLQRAAAGDFLAPLLAPVINATCDNVECGKGTCKPSLNYTFGFLCECNPSWSQFYNFSSSPCVIPNCSINYSCSNHSEAPAPSPAPPPNTSIFDSCFWSYCGGGKCVKTSTFEHRCECEEGFSNLLNITSFPCYRDCSLGADCAELGITLSNATTPSSPPSLSDNGSSFAGDSFAPNNLLWLFILMISLIIV; from the exons ATGGGCTGCCGTGAAGTAGTCCTAGTCTTGGTGGCCCTCCAAGCCACCACCACTATCTTGCTGCAGAGAGCAGCTGCAGGAGACTTTCTGGCTCCTCTTCTTGCCCCTGTTATCA ATGCCACCTGTGATAACGTGGAGTGTGGGAAGGGAACCTGCAAGCCATCACTCAACTACACTTTTGGGTTCCTGTGCGAGTGCAACCCCAGCTGGTCTCAGTTCTAcaacttctcctcctctccctgcGTCATCCCAAACT GTAGCATCAATTACTCTTGCTCCAACCATTCAGAAGCTCCAGCACCCTCACCAGCCCCTCCACCAAATACCTCCATCTTTGACT CATGCTTCTGGTCTTATTGTGGAGGGGGGAAGTGCGTAAAGACATCGACTTTCGAGCACCGATGTGAATGCGAGGAGGGTTTCAGCAACCTTCTGAACATAACCAGCTTCCCATGTTATAGAGACT GTTCTCTTGGGGCAGATTGCGCAGAGTTAGGCATCACATTGTCGAATGCCACAACCCCATCTTCTCCACCTAGTCTATCAGACAATGGCAGTTCATTTGCTGGAG ATTCCTTTGCACCAAACAACTTACTATGGTTGTtcatattgatgatttctcTCATCATTGTTTGA
- the LOC103697316 gene encoding E3 ubiquitin-protein ligase RNF165-like: MMLPGVELARKRRVHCHSGGETPAARRSPADPTDMRLPYLRPTAMDESAFAARIRLEEKLRGVAGPPLPAAAATTSSSSSSFSFSPRRRQREASDGKTKPKSGGLKRTGSRTELCAVCLEDFQSKQSVMRLPCSHKYHSDCLLPWLAAHAHCPCCRTPVPFFNCLS; the protein is encoded by the exons ATGATGCTCCCAGGGGTGGAGCTGGCCCGGAAGCGGCGGGTGCACTGCCACAGCGGCGGCGAGACCCCGGCGGCGCGGAGATCGCCGGCGGATCCGACTGACATGCGCCTCCCCTACCTCCGACCGACCGCCATGGACGAGTCCGCCTTTGCCGCCCGCATCCGCCTCGAGGAGAAGCTCCGCGGCGTTGCCGGTCCTCCtctccccgccgccgccgccaccacctcctcctcctcctcctcgttttCCTTCTCGCCGAG ACGGAGGCAGCGCGAGGCATCCGATGGGAAGACAAAGCCCAAGAGCGGTGGGCTCAAGAGGACGGGATCGAGGACCGAGCTTTGTGCGGTGTGCCTTGAAGATTTCCAGTCGAAGCAAAGCGTCATGAGGCTGCCCTGTTCCCACAAATACCACTCTGACTGCCTCCTCCCATGGCTGGCTGCTCATGCTCACTGTCCATGTTGCAGAACGCCTGTTCCATTCTTCAATTGCCTCTCCTAG